A single genomic interval of Asinibacterium sp. OR53 harbors:
- a CDS encoding response regulator encodes MIANALRLLMVDDSDFIRERLLLLLADLGSIGEIQSAKSAEEGIALLNDGYRPDIILLDINLPGKNGLHMLKDIRKMEGFSPLVVILTNNTLSGYKSECLRCGADHFLDKARDFQQIPAIIEATWQKLYSQQLL; translated from the coding sequence ATGATTGCCAACGCATTACGATTATTAATGGTGGACGACTCTGATTTTATCAGGGAAAGGTTGCTCCTGCTATTGGCCGATCTGGGGTCTATAGGGGAAATCCAATCAGCCAAAAGCGCCGAAGAGGGAATAGCACTGTTAAACGATGGTTACCGGCCGGATATCATACTCCTGGATATCAATCTGCCAGGGAAAAATGGCCTCCATATGCTGAAAGACATCCGGAAAATGGAAGGTTTTTCTCCGCTGGTAGTGATCCTTACCAATAATACCCTTTCCGGCTACAAATCGGAATGCCTCCGCTGTGGCGCCGATCATTTCCTGGATAAAGCCCGGGATTTTCAACAGATTCCCGCCATCATCGAAGCTACCTGGCAAAAATTATATTCCCAGCAGTTGCTTTAA
- a CDS encoding LytTR family DNA-binding domain-containing protein encodes MKAIIIDDEFLARNMVKEYLQYYPEIEVVQECSDGFEGIKAIQQHQPDLLFLDIQMPKINGFEMLELVEQPPAVIFTTAFEEYAIKAFEAHAIDYLLKPFSKERFDKAMQKWQQLGRQEMALQTGQLLESLGNQPSRSNRIVLKDNGKIKIIPTANIRYLESADDYVKIHTAEGAFLKNRTMQYFEQQLDPQQFVRIHRSYLVNVQLISRIDPYEKDGHLAILSVGVRLPVSKSGYQKLKQLLGI; translated from the coding sequence ATGAAGGCCATCATCATTGACGACGAATTCCTGGCAAGGAACATGGTAAAAGAATACCTGCAATACTATCCTGAAATAGAAGTAGTGCAGGAGTGCAGTGATGGATTTGAAGGAATCAAAGCCATACAACAACACCAGCCCGATCTCTTGTTTCTCGACATACAAATGCCGAAGATCAATGGATTTGAAATGTTGGAACTGGTAGAGCAGCCGCCTGCTGTTATTTTCACCACTGCTTTCGAAGAATATGCCATCAAAGCTTTTGAAGCACATGCCATCGATTACCTGCTGAAACCCTTCAGCAAAGAACGGTTCGATAAAGCCATGCAGAAATGGCAACAACTGGGCAGGCAGGAAATGGCACTGCAAACGGGTCAGTTATTGGAGAGCCTGGGTAACCAGCCTTCCCGTTCCAACAGGATCGTGCTGAAGGATAATGGAAAGATTAAGATCATCCCTACGGCGAATATCCGTTACCTCGAATCGGCCGATGATTATGTGAAAATCCATACGGCAGAAGGTGCGTTCCTGAAGAACCGGACGATGCAGTATTTTGAGCAACAACTCGACCCGCAGCAATTCGTGCGCATCCACCGTTCATACCTCGTGAATGTGCAGCTCATCAGTCGGATTGATCCTTATGAAAAAGACGGCCATCTGGCCATTCTCAGTGTGGGGGTAAGGCTTCCCGTGAGTAAATCGGGATACCAGAAATTAAAGCAACTGCTGGGAATATAA
- a CDS encoding sensor histidine kinase — protein sequence MVRSITTGKGFYIIFCCWWLAWILVQAAMVERAGFDLLIAFTDALCCNILLAGCCALIVNNMRFYLPRKERYWYLLVVSLVESAIWLLMSKWILKLLFRSNVAYQAFLDQSVPIRYILAFLMIGCMAMIAILWYTLQEQQENDRRKEDAERLAKDAELLKLRQQLQPHFLFNSLNSISALAGSQPEKARHMIQQLSDFLRGTLKKEEHQLVTLEDELHHLQLYLEIEKVRFGHRLQTAINVREEAGKLLIPSLLLQPIVENAIKFGLYDTIDTVLISLDAAQRKGMLELTVTNPFDETTAVNTQGTGFGLASIQRRLFLLYARNDLLLTHANGSVFSTTLLIPQNIYEGHHH from the coding sequence ATGGTACGATCTATCACAACAGGCAAAGGCTTTTACATTATTTTCTGCTGCTGGTGGCTGGCGTGGATACTCGTCCAGGCCGCCATGGTAGAGCGGGCGGGCTTTGATTTACTGATCGCTTTTACAGATGCTCTTTGTTGTAATATATTGCTGGCGGGCTGTTGCGCACTGATCGTTAACAATATGCGGTTTTACCTGCCCAGGAAGGAACGCTATTGGTACCTGCTGGTTGTGAGCCTGGTAGAGAGCGCTATCTGGTTATTGATGAGCAAATGGATATTGAAATTGTTGTTCAGAAGCAATGTAGCTTACCAGGCTTTTCTCGATCAATCGGTTCCGATCCGTTATATCCTCGCCTTTCTCATGATCGGATGCATGGCCATGATAGCCATCCTGTGGTATACCCTGCAGGAACAACAGGAGAACGACCGGCGTAAAGAAGATGCAGAGCGGCTGGCCAAAGACGCCGAACTGCTCAAACTGCGTCAGCAGTTGCAACCGCATTTTCTTTTCAACAGCCTTAATTCCATCAGTGCGCTGGCCGGTAGTCAGCCTGAAAAAGCACGGCACATGATCCAGCAATTGTCTGATTTTTTAAGAGGCACTTTAAAGAAAGAAGAGCACCAGTTGGTGACGCTGGAAGATGAGTTGCATCACCTGCAATTGTACCTGGAGATTGAAAAAGTACGCTTCGGTCACCGATTGCAAACAGCTATCAATGTAAGAGAAGAAGCCGGCAAACTATTGATCCCTTCACTCCTATTACAACCGATCGTAGAGAATGCCATCAAATTCGGTCTATATGATACCATCGATACCGTATTGATCAGTCTGGATGCCGCTCAGCGAAAAGGTATGCTGGAACTTACGGTCACCAATCCATTCGATGAAACAACTGCTGTCAATACCCAGGGAACAGGGTTCGGACTGGCATCCATCCAGCGCCGGCTCTTCCTGCTATATGCACGGAACGACCTGTTACTGACGCATGCAAACGGTTCTGTTTTTTCAACTACGCTACTCATCCCACAAAATATTTATGAAGGCCATCATCATTGA
- a CDS encoding DUF4288 domain-containing protein, with the protein MEWYLAKLVYRIICGNGEHHAQFDEQLRLIHAEDELHAFNKAQLTGQKEQENFFNRANHLVQWKFINVTELHKLEKLTDGAEVYSRIREEDDGRAYQHSVHAKAGYLLEQCTDKFLETV; encoded by the coding sequence ATGGAATGGTATCTTGCAAAACTGGTGTATCGCATCATTTGCGGCAATGGCGAACACCACGCACAGTTCGATGAACAACTCAGGCTCATCCATGCAGAAGACGAACTGCATGCCTTTAACAAAGCCCAGCTCACCGGCCAGAAAGAACAGGAAAATTTTTTCAACCGGGCCAACCACCTGGTGCAATGGAAGTTCATCAACGTAACCGAGCTGCACAAACTGGAAAAGCTTACAGATGGTGCCGAAGTGTATTCCCGCATCAGAGAAGAAGATGACGGCCGTGCCTACCAGCACTCCGTTCATGCAAAAGCGGGATATTTGTTGGAGCAGTGTACCGATAAATTCCTGGAAACTGTTTAA